In Silene latifolia isolate original U9 population unplaced genomic scaffold, ASM4854445v1 scaffold_144, whole genome shotgun sequence, the genomic window aacacaaattctcatttgtaacgCTACGGGTGGGGGATGACGCTAGGATTTTAAAGTTGGGATTTTAAAGTTGGGGTAACTTCGAGTATCGCTTTATAATTTTTTAACTTAGTTTTTATATAATTCAACAAAAGTCCAACTTTTTAAAATTTGTCGACATGTCTTGCTATCTACTTCTCCGACTTATTTAACCAACATAAGTGATCACTTCGTATCAGTATTAACATTGGATGTCTAAATATTGTAATCTTTgaacatttttaaaaaaatactAAAATATATATTTGATTAATTAGCACTATAATATAGAAGCTCACTAGCAAGGGAGCAAATATGTTAAGTTAGTAGGGTTCGAACTCTAGTGTTCAGGGTTAAATCCACACTATCCTCGTCACTAAGACACAAACAACTTTCTGCCTCATTCAATACGTATTATTTACTTATCGTTTAAATAAATATTCCAAATTTGTTGAGGTAGCGAAAATTAATCAATGTAACTAATTTTTTTGGGATGAGGACTTGGGGTTGCAATGGCTACCCTTTTGCTACATCGCCCCTGGCTACGGGTCAATAAAACTCACATGCGTAGATAAACACAAGTTATTTGTGACTCACTATTACCGAGGCATTTTGATTTCTGTCTTATCTAACTATAAGAGTGATATTTAACTCGTCACAAACTTCTGACGGATATATCTAAGAATGACAATGGGTAGGGTCCTATAACAAGACCCAAACAGTGGCGGACACATGATTTTTCTTTAAAGGGGCACAATAATTTTCCGGCGCGGTATACATGACTTGAAGGATAAACTTGAAAAATTCAATAACTGAACCATTAATCCTTGATGCAAAATTAGTAATTTTGAATGAATGGCctcacaataaaatacataatttACGTAATTAAACACAACATTATTTTTGCACCAGTGCTGATGGAATGCTCCCAGGCTACTTCTATTTGGGGATAAACTCACCGTATTTTATGCTAGAACTCTTCATGCTTGGAAGTATAATAACTTAGTACTAACTGATGTTAAAGTTTAGGGTATATCGCGGAATATTATTTTTGTAATAACATGATGGTGGTTATGGAAGTGGCGTTATAACGCGATTTCCTAGTCAGCCAATACTCGTCCTTATTTTTGATGTGCGGGGTTTCGTGATTTCACAAGCAAGAGATGTTGTCAAAGCGTGGGTTCAATATGGTCAGGTATATATGGAGAGGAAGTGAGGAACATGATACAAAAGAAGATTAAATGGGAACCTCCACATGGAGATGCCATTAAATTGAATGTTGACGGATGCTCTAAAGGTAATCCTGGTCCACTGGGTGCAGGCCGAATATTTCGCGTAGCGGAAATTGGATATTTGGCTTTGTGTTAACTCTTGGACATTTTATAGTGATACTAGCTGAGTTGCGTAGGGTGTGGTTTGGTCTGAATTTGGCACGCGAGATGGACTTGGTACAATTTATAATTGAGTCCGACTCACAAGTGATAGTAAACCTCATCAATAAATTTAATGTGGGACGATTGATAATCTATTTTACGGGCTTCTTATCAAGGATTGTAAGCGACTGCTTCAAGGTGAACAGTATTTGATTCGACATGTTTATTGCGAAGCTAATTTCAACGCGGACAAACTATCGAAGATGGCATTGACATTTCTTTTTGGTGACCATGAGCTTCACATCCCTCCACACGGGATCCAAGACGTGATGGCCCGCGATGCTCAAGgaatgagtgtaattttaacaacttAATATATTTCAAATTTATAATTATATGCAATTTTAATTTTTAACATTTAAACATTTCATCAAGTAATTAAATATCTaatcccgtgcaattttgcacgggtataaaactagctAAGGGTAGTTTAGAAACTCTATAGCTGCGAGATATTAATATTGTTTTGTTAATTAGAAGCAAAAGCAAAATTAATGTTCCTTTAATTCATAATAACAATGTTTGTTTATTGGGAATTAGGAAATTATTATGGTTTTATCAGTAGCCATGGTGATGTGAAGCCATGGTTGTGAAGCCAGGAAGGAATCAAATAGTGAATTTGTGAGACTAAACAACTAACGAAGCACATTAACAAAAAAATTGGGTAAATTGATTTGTCATGGCCGGTCAAACTTGTGTGCATTCTAGTTTGACCCATTTTTTCGGGAGATGTAAAACGAGGTAGATGAAGAAATATAATTATCGATGAAGATAACTTAGTGTAAATTAGATTAATATTAAATAAATTGTTTGATGTAGAATATTATTGATAAAATTTAGTTTACTTAAAGAGTGTTAATTTTAAATTGAATAAATAAGAATGTATATAAAATTACATATATACCCTTTAAATTTTGGCTCTAAAACGAaactaacaattttttttttttttaattatgatgGCGTCCAAATTTGGTGCGACCCAGTGACATATGTTGGGGAAAATGAAATAAAGTAGTTATTCCTAGCAATCTCAAATCCTAccattttttcttttatttttattaataaaaatgggTATAGGGTAGGATATGGGGCTATTTGGGTATATCTAGATCCAGATCCGTTTTTAAACAATTGGAACCAGGTCATATCCTATTCATATACAAAGGGTCTAAAATTCTAGAATTTATATCCTAGCCATTAGGGTAGGGTCTTGCATATCTGAGTAAAGTTCAGGATTCATTGTCGTTTCTAAATATATCCGTCGCAAAAAAGACGTagcgaaataaaaagagaaacaaCACATTAAAAGAGTGGTAGAACGACTCGTACCTTAAATTGTCGCCAAGTGGTCTTTATCATTGGTGCTAATAATTCGGTTTTTGACGGGGGTAAGATAATAAAGATTGAATCGGATTGAGGGGTTAGATAATTCCTAGTTTCCTACATACTCTACGTACGTTCAAATGGAATTTGTGGCGTTACATATAGTCGCCAAGCAACTTAACGTCTTTACATCTGAATATCATTCCTAGATTTGTGTAATACTAATTTTATGTGGACCCATTGTAAATAGTATAGCTTACATTTAGGCCTCATTTTGATTATCACTTTATTTTTTTATCTAGGATTATTATTTGGGGGAAGGGTAGCACCcatatcctttttttttttgttttccttgTAATGAAATTTTTTAGTATTTAAAGAAAGAAAAGCAAAGGAAAAGGAGGGAATGGGTTGTTGTGTTGAGTAAAAAAAGGGGGGGAAGAGGAGGTAGGGTGGTGAGTGGTGAAGGAGACAAAGTAGAAGTATAAGTGTAAAGAGGTTCGGCTCCACAAGCTTACAAAGGAAgagaataataataaaaaagggaGAATATTTGGAGAAGCAAATTAAGGGGTGTCAGTGTGTCTCTTTCTGTCAAGTCTCGTCTAATTAATCTTGAATCTCTCCCTTATAAATTATAATCCACATAATATATATTGAGTTGGAGTCTAAAATTAAAAGAGAAGCGTTGATAACAAGGTTGAGGATGATCTGATGAGGAGGGCAGGGTAGGATAGTGGTGAATCCATAAATGCATGTATGAGCATGGTGGTttcccataataataataataataataataataataataataagacgtcGGGGCATTACAGTAGCGGAAGGAGCAGTAATAGTGAGGAGGAAGCAAAGTGCATGTTATTAGTAGCATCTGATCATGATATGGAGAGtagtcaacaacaacaatatcatgatcaagtagacgatgaagacgatgatgaaaatgaggaggaggaggagcgtcATCGTGTATTATCATCAAGGTATAATAATAGTAGTACAAGTGATGAGGCGACGCCGCCAgcaacatcatcatcctcatctacCCACTGGCTCCAATTAGCCCTCCCagatccaacaacaacaacaacaacacccttGATGCTCGACCTTAATCTCCGAGATtcctatgttcctcctcctcctcctcctccgccacCTAATATCCCACTCTTTTCtcatccttatccttatccttattcttaccCTTATCATCCTCCCCCGTCCTTGTCTGGTGGGTTGGGCTTATTTGATGATAACCCTTGGTCGTCACCAGGTGGCCGCCTCATGATGATGAGATCCGCTCCTGGCCCCTCTCACTCTCACTTGAAACTTATTCACCCTCCACATAATcacaatcataatcataatcataatcataatcataatcatccctCTCCTCTTTGGTTTTGCCTCCTACCTTCACTTCACCCGTACGTTattccttctttttccttctccaTCTTTTCCtgcttcttttttctttcttttcttcattACTTTGCTTTCTTGCAGATCCGGTCAACCCTTTTTGCCTCACCTCTCCAAACGCTTTCTCAGGATTAAgtatttttcttttctatttccctttttcttttttattcTAATTACGcctttatttattatatttatttatttatttaattaattactgTAATATTTAGGGTATGCATACCAAGTTTACTATTCAGCAGCTACAGATACATACATATATACGGAGTTTATACATACATACTAACTTAGGTTTTACTCCAATTTAATTTGATGATGCAATGCTGACGTGTTAATTGAATTGGTAATAAACAAAAGTGTACTGTACTCTACTGTACAGAGATGGAAGGATGACGGTTGGGATTGTGATCAAGTATGTATCTACCAAGCTTGGTTTGGGCACCCATTCACAGGTACCTTCTTAATTAACTCCATCTACATACCTATTTATTTACTCTATCTATCTATTTGATCGCAACATTATCAAACCACCTTAAGCCTTCATTTGATTCTCTTGTTTTCATTAATTATCCTCATTTAACTTCTCAAACATTTTATTCTTTCTTTGCTTAATTAATAATCATATAAAACAAGTAGTAGGCAAAGATTCGAAATACACATACTCCGTATAACATAAGTAGATATTACATATATACGGAGTAGTCAATTTACATGCATGCATGTATGTCTTGCGGACATGGAACCAGGCCAATGGACCATGCATATATACTTTTAGGGTTTCATGTTGACTCAATCTTACACTTTTGTTACTTCTTGACCAGAAAATTAATGACTTAAtttaaccctatatatatatatattgcctTATTATAACAATCGTGTTAGTTCAATACTTAGTTGTTGACTGAAAATTAATGACATACTACACCTAAATAATACACATGATTTTGGTTAGGTATATATTGAGGAGAATATAACAAAGAgtatataaatacggagtattaaaagACTAATCATGTACGAATTAAATTGAATGATTCTATTATGGTGTAATAGGTATAGGTATCAACATTATTattctgtatatatatatataaacatacAGAATATTGAGAATTAGATTCATATGATGAGAATAATGATAACATTCTCTACCCAACATGCATTTAATATGGCTTCTAATTCCTTTGACTTATTAGCATAGCTCAACATCATCTCCGATCCATCCTAGACAATAGACATTCCTTTTTATTTGATTCATTCCTCCTTAATCTTCCATTTCTTAAGGAGTAGTCCAATATATATTTATCAACATACATGTCAACCCTTAATGTTTTGTTACAATACAAACCCTACCCATCAACAACCACATATTCATCTACCGAGTATgtataatctaattaatattcCCTCTTGTTATGTTGTCGTCTTCATTATATCTTAAACTATGTAGGTGTATTATTACGTATTCTATTCATTCGCCTACTTCCTATATTATTACCCTcaaataaacatataaactatattCATGCATGGAGTATATATATAACGTATTCTATTTATTCGCCTAGTTCCTATATTATTACCCTCAAATAAACATATATAAACTATATACCAGGGTCGATAAGCCCTTAAAGCAGTTCCTATATTAAACTGGATTTCATGTCTAAAACTTAACCAGTTAACGTTTTAAACTGGATTTCATGCTAACGTTTTCGACTGTAACTCTAACCAGTTAAATTTTAAACTGGATTTCATGTCACTTTGTACGTTTTTAGATAAAGTTTATTTATTGATGCTGGCCTACACACATTCTTGCCCTTATGCCAAAACTTGACGAGATCATCGTCAAAGACTCAAAGATGTTGTTACGGAGTGCACTATATATACTTGTATAGCCTATAGGTATGCGAGCGTGTATCAATCATTATGTTCATAAAGTCTTCTTACCTTATTATTCTACCGCAATTCACGGATTGTGATATTCAGtattcatattttatttatgggAACTTTTGTGATAAAGAACACAACTAAATACAGCAATGTCAGTGCATAACTAATAAATGATTGACAATAATGCCGTCGAGCATGCCGTCGTAGATGTATAACTGTATTACTCCTATGATACTACTGAAGAAAAATAATGATAATGAATCTAACAAAAATAATGAATTGAAAGATCCGGAAAATTAAGGATATGAAATTTGGTATTTCTtttgtctcaattatttgtttaagtttgattaaaatatttctcacaaaaaattaaaaaaaggagaaaaaaatgaTTGATAATAATGCTTTGTTATTCTTTGATCAATTGATCAATCATTTAGCTACTGTGATTTCTAATAATCTTCCATATACTCAATTCATATGGTCTCCTTTAACTAAACATTTGAATTTAATAAAatgtactcccttcatttcactTTTATTGTTCTACTTTCCATTTAAGTAATAATTTAAGAAATATGGTGAATTGTTACTCTATCATTTGAATTAAAGGGAATTGGAAATAATATCATTGGATAAAGATGGTGGTAGTTAAATTATTTAGGGGTAATATTGGGGGTTTATTAAACATTTGAATTTAATAAAATGTAATAATATACGGAGTAACATTATTATATCCTTTCAATAAGAGGGAAAAAAACATCGGTTTGAAGAGTGATTAGTATACAGACTCTCCTATACCATATGCTGAAGTTCCACTTATTTATAGAAGGTTTTTAGGATTTGAAATCGCGACCTTTGGTCACATTGTTTGGATTAAAGGGTTTGGAGGGAAAATAAAGGAGAGAGAAATAACTTCCCAAAGGTGTATTTTAACTTCCCCATATCCTTTCTCTTTCATCAAATAAGGAGCCTCATTGTTGCGGTGGCTCCCCATAATTTGGGATGCCTCTAGTTTTAGGGAAGATTCCCAACTAAAAGCACACATAAACTCTTGGAGCATATGGGGAGGTTCCCAAATTATGTATGTGTTATTAGTATTGTTGGGGAATTTCATTGTTGCAGATAAacttagtggaaaatgaggtggaagaatgagaaaaagagaaataaaatatGGGGAACCCCATTGTTACAGATGCTCAAGGGTAGAAAGAATAAATGGAGGAAGAGAGATTCGGAGAGATTTATTTTCCCTCCACAAATCAAAATCTcttcacaataggcaagatttgaaagaaaattgTATTCAAACACTTACACCCCATTTATCTCTTTCCcttacctccctttctcttccctctttccccctcctctctatttccttccatttttgttatccaaacacacccttaatgttttggttgagatgattcATCTATCATTAATATTCTATTAGAATTGACCATTTTTAATATTTATATTCAAATTTTGGAAAAGAGGGGAGAATAAAAATGGGATGAAGGAAGTAATAAATAGAGTGAATTATATATTACACCCACGCTTAATCCACTTTACATTTACTCCTACGTCAATTTTTTTAATGATTTACACCCAAATTATTTGCCCAGTTTATATTTTGCACCCAATACCATTTTCAGGCCATATTTCTGTCAAAACAAAAATTTTATAACGATTTTGCCCTTCTTCTTTTATTAAACATTCTTTCTCCTCGTTCATCATCTTCTTTatcattctctctcattttcaCCAATTTGATTTCCCCCATTAATTTTCCCCAATTTGATTTTCCCCAATAATTTTCCTCATATTAGCATCCATACCTTCAAGAACCTTCTCACCTTCCGTGAATGGCTTTGTTCTAGGGCAAGCGCCAAATTTATCCCAGTCTCCTTCAAAATGGTGCGGTGAGAATGTGGTAACAATCACATCAATTTTATTCCCCTTTAAGTTCTTTCGATCAACTATTTCCTTGAGAGTGGTATTAAATGCCTTGCAAAATACATCAAAGAACTCAACATAATGACATCCAAGCACTGAATCCCCATCAAAGTACACAGCTGGATGTAAATACCAATGCCCAATCGACTACCACCATACCAATCGTATCTAAGTCAGAAGCCCACCATGTCAATAGGGAACATTAATGGGGAAATCAAATTTGGgaaaattaaat contains:
- the LOC141637815 gene encoding uncharacterized protein LOC141637815, with the protein product MLDLNLRDSYVPPPPPPPPPNIPLFSHPYPYPYSYPYHPPPSLSGGLGLFDDNPWSSPGGRLMMMRSAPGPSHSHLKLIHPPHNHNHNHNHNHNHNHPSPLWFCLLPSLHPSGQPFLPHLSKRFLRIKDGRMTVGIVIKYVSTKLGLGTHSQVEIRCRGQILVPFLTLQHVRDQIWSPSHTMTTLLPDSVASHHIMLLHYGRITSSPT